The sequence AGGAAAGCAGCCACAACCACAATAACAATACCATTTAGCAGTATTTTTTCACCCATTTGGGGAGGCAACCAAAATGTTGAGAGACACAACAGTATGATGCAAGAAGCGGGAGTAAAGATCACAGCAGAATACATAGACGATTGCCTTTGTAATTTGAAAGTGTACTCTAGATAACTGTAGAAGTCTTGGGTGATATATTCCGCCTTAGCATCGCTTATATCCCACTCGGTGGATTTCACAAGAGATGAATAGTCCAAGGTTTCAtttatttccacaaatttcGGGAAAATATTGGTCATAGTCCAAGTGCCAATTTTCAGTTTACACGTTTGCGTATCATAAGgccagaattttaaatttaaattacaatagGCCGTATAGACGACTGGAGGTACCCATATAAAACTACCATCAAATGACAACAGGGCCTGAGTATCACCCATATAATCACCCTCATTGCCAGCACTATTGAGTAGAGTGATGTCGGGTTTCCAAATTTCACGCGAGCGTAAATGTATTGTGGTTATATTATCAAAGTAATCGGACCGCCATGTACGTCCACCATCTTTCCAACtctagtgttgtttttgtttgtgtcgtgagatataaatttaaattatttatttgtttagacAGATTGTTATTGTATTTCCGCAGTTACTTACAAGAGTAATCCATCCGTGTAAGGTCATTTTGCCATTGAGCTCATCGATATCGATGTAGCCGATTGACAgaaatattgttgtatttgtccTTTGTGTGGGTGTAGCCATGGGATGTGCCGTCTTATCGTAGTTTGTAAATAATTGCACATGCAAACGATCCAAGGTGGTGATATTATATGAATCGTTGTTGTTGCCACCATCATcggctaaataaataaatttgattatatATTAAGTTCACAAAGTACGAATACAAAATTTGCGTTGATAATACGACCGACctctttatatttattgtattaaaatgttgaaaGTTACAGTCATAGAGATTTATACATAGAGAGGAGACACTCCACTCcgtattgttaaacaaaaatacaacaaatcatatgtctcatacaacaacaaaatacattttgacTAACACGTATTTTATTgctgcaagagttaggtttttgacaacagaccaatctgctgtttttctatagcgtttttgttacaataacaaaaaacatgttaaatttccactcaaagtactcgtttgctatagaaaaacatcacataaggttttc comes from Calliphora vicina chromosome 2, idCalVici1.1, whole genome shotgun sequence and encodes:
- the nAChRbeta3 gene encoding neuronal acetylcholine receptor subunit alpha-2, whose product is MFISCRGATLFVFGIFLLLVQGVISDDGGNNNDSYNITTLDRLHVQLFTNYDKTAHPMATPTQRTNTTIFLSIGYIDIDELNGKMTLHGWITLSWKDGGRTWRSDYFDNITTIHLRSREIWKPDITLLNSAGNEGDYMGDTQALLSFDGSFIWVPPVVYTAYCNLNLKFWPYDTQTCKLKIGTWTMTNIFPKFVEINETLDYSSLVKSTEWDISDAKAEYITQDFYSYLEYTFKLQRQSSMYSAVIFTPASCIILLCLSTFWLPPQMGEKILLNGIVIVVVAAFLMYFAQMLPILAENTPLVVLFYSSSLLMLSLSTIISVVVLYLSTAKHKKRVPEFLKNVLNGVLGRVLLLSQFSLEAEPHSLLNNGTKELGEHVYDNPDQSETPDPTHVNPSQIPSSRSIQFDWVLLATAFDRICFLIYCFLFMILAIVYSV